The following DNA comes from Bryobacteraceae bacterium.
GGTTGGCAGTACACAGAAGACGAATGAGAGGACACACCACGATGAAGACTCGCTCCCAGAAACCGGCCGCCTTATTCGGCGTGCTCGCCTGCGCCATCACCCTGGGCCTGCTCGCCGCGCCGCCGGCCGCGTCCCAAGCCACGAAGTCGAAGGGCCGCGCGGCCGCGGCCGCGCCCTCAATGGTCGATACGGTGATTGAACTCGTCAAGGGCGGGATGTCCGAGGACCTCATCCTCGGGATGATCGCGCAGGAAGGCAAGAAGACGAAGCTCGGGCCAGCCGACATGCTCAAGCTCAACAAAGCCGGCGTTTCCGACAGCGTGATCAAGGCGATGATGGGCGTCGCGCCCGCCGCCGCACCCGCCGCCGCTGCGCCGAAGGCGGCCGCGGCCCCCGCCGCAGGAGCGGTTGCCGTGTCCGGCAAGGCCACGGATTTCCCGGCGGATCTCCCGAACAAGCCGACCGGCCCGCGAAAGCGCCGTGTCGCCGTGGACGCCTTCGATTACTCGGCCGTCCGCCAATGGGTCACCTACTGGTTCCAGAACGACGTCAATATCGGCGAGGGGATTCGCTCGATGCTCGTGGCGCGCATGCATCAATCGAAGAACGTCGTGCTTCTCGAGCGCAAGAAGATCGACAACATCATGAAGGAGCAAGACTTCGGCGCCACCAACCGAGTGAACCAGGGAACGCGGGCCAAGATCGGCAAGATCACCGGCGCCGACGCCATCCTGATGGGCGATATCGTCATCTTCGGGCGCGACGACAACAAGAAGAACGGCGGGATCGGTGGCATCATCGGCGGCAAGTTCGGCGCCATCGCCGGGTCGAAGAAAGAAGAGAAAGCCGTCGTCGGGATCAACCTGCGGATCGTCGATGCCGAGACGGGCGAAGTGCTCGAAACGGCCGAGGCGCGCGGCGAGTCCAAGCGGACCAGCCGGGATTGGAGCGGCGTGGCTGCGGCGTTCGGAAGGGGCACGGCGGGCCAGGCGAACGCCGGGATGAACAGCTCGAACTTCGAGGCCACCATCATCGGCGAGGCTACTTCCGACGCGGTGAACAACATCCTCACGTTGCTTGACGAGCGCATCCCCAAGCTCTCCGGCCAGGCGCGGTCCATCGAGGGGCGCGTGGCGAATATTCAAGGCTCGACGATGTACCTCACCATCGGCGCCAACGACGGCGTGCAGCTCGGCGACCGCTTCGAGATCCACCGCATCGACAACGAAGTGATCGATCCGGAGACGAAGGAAGTGCTCGACAAGGTCACCGTCAAGGTAGGCGAGTTCGTGGTGCACAACGTCCGCGAGAAGATCTCCACCGGCCAATATGGCGGGCAACCCGTTTCGATGTCCTACCAGAAGGGCTACGCGGCCAGGCTGGTGGTCGCCGAACCCGCCGCCACGCAGTAACTCCTCCCGTGCGGCTTGTATCAGTCCTGCTCTTCCTGGCGTTGACCGTTCCTGCACAGGACGGCCAACGCCAGCTTCTTCGCGAGTTCGACGAAGTGACGGCGAAAGCCACCGCCCTGATCGAAGCGGTGGATGGCTACGAGCGGACGGCGCGGCAGGCTGGGGTTAGGGTTCATCCGAGGATCTCCCTGCGGCGCCTGCTGCTCGAAGCCGCCATGGACGACGCTGAAACGCAGATCAAGGGACGGCGGTGGAAGGCCGCCGCGGAAAAGATCGCCGAGATTCGCGGCCACCTGGCGAAGCTGGCCGCCAGCCTGTAACTACCAACCAACGAGGTTCTGAAATGGAAACCGCCCGATTTCTCCGCCTCAGGGACATGTTCGACCGCGCGTCGTCGCTCCCGGCCGCCGAGCGCGACCCGTTTCTGGCTCGCGAGTGCGGGGCCGACAGGGAGCTGCTCGAAGAGGCGCGCAACCTGCTCGCCGCCGCGGCAGCCGCCGAATCGCGCCCCCAACCCGGCAATCCGGCTCCGGCGGCCTCGCCGGCGGGTTCGAGCCAGGTGGGCCCGTACCGGATTCTCCACCCGATCGGCGAGGGCGGGATGGGCTCGGTTTTCCTCGCCGTGCGCGACGACGGCGCGTTCCGGAAACATGTCGCGCTGAAGCTGTTGCGGCGGGACCAGACCTCCGACGACCTGTTCCGGCGCTTCCACCAGGAACGTCAGGTGCTCGCTGGGCTCGACCATCCGAACATCGCCCGGATCCTGGACGGCGGCCAGACCCCCGACGGTTTGCCCTACTACGTGATGGAGTACGTCGAGGGGCTGCCGCTCGACCGGTATTGCGACGAGCGGCGGCTGGACCTGGCCGGCCGCGTCCGCATCTTCCAACATCTGTGCCGCGCCGTCCAGTACCTGCATGAGCACCTGGTGGTGCATCGCGATCTGAAACCCTCGAACATTCTCGTCACCGCCGACGGCACTGTGAAGCTGCTCGACTTCGGGATCGCCAAGATGCAGTCGCCCGCCCAGAGCTTCGATATCACGAGCCCGTACAATCGGATGCTCACGCCAGGCTATGCGAGCCCGGAGCAGATTTCCGGCGCGACGGTGACGAAATCGTCCGATATCTACACGCTCGGCGTGATCCTGTACGTGCTGCTCACCGGGCGGCTGCCTCACGCCGACCCGGCGGCCAAGCTCACCAATGACCCGCCTCCGCCGAGCGGCAACATCCGCGAAGACATCCAGCGGACCCCGGAGACGACGGCCAATCTGCGGAAGCGCATCGCCGGCGATCTGGACAACATCGTGCTGCTTTGCTTGCGCACGCAGCCGGAACATCGGTATTCGACCGCGGCCGACATCGCCGAGGACCTGACCCGGTTTCTCGAGGGGCGCTCCGTGATGGCGCGCCGCGATCCCATCACGGAAAGGGCGGCGAAATTCGTGAAGCGCAATCGTCTTTCGGTGGCCGTGGCGACTTTGGTTCTGCTGCTGGCCGGTTTCGGCGGATGGCAGGCGGTGGAAGCGCAGATCCAGTCCCGCCGGGCGAACTCGGCGTTGGCCGATCTGGCCGAGGCGGTGAAGAGGGGCGCCGAGACTCCAGCCGACGCGGCCAACCGCGTGGCCAACGTACGTCAGGTCCGGCACGTGCTCGAAAACCAGTTCCGCCAGGTGTGGAGCGCGGACCCGACGTTTACCCCGGAACGGCGGCAAGTGCTGGGCAACAGCGTCGCGTATCTGGACCGGATGCGGCCCTTCGCTTCGCAGGACCCGGCGCTCGCCTACGAACTCGCCGGGGCCTATCGCCAGATCGGTTCGTTCTACGAAAACGGCCATCGGGACCAGGCGCTGGGGGCGTATTCGAGCGCGGCGATCGTGATCAACGGCGCCGCCGGAGGTGAACCCGAACAAAGCCACTACCGCGAGCAGTGGCTCTTCTTAGTCGGCCGGATTCAGGGACTTGGCGGGAGCGTGCCGGTTTACCTCACCGCGCCGATCGGAGGAACGAACCAAACGCGGCCGGCCGGACCGAGCTACAGCAACCCGGCTCCCCGCGAGCCCGCTCCGCGGACGGAATCGCAGGTCCGGATGACCGCTGCGACGCCCGCGGCGCCAGTGGACGGCGAAGCCTACCGGAAGGCGAAATCGAAGCTGATCACGGTGACCGCCAAGGCGAAGATCGCCGAGGAAACGATGGACGAGTTGAAGCGCAACGCCGAACGGATCGGGCAGCTCGTGCATCCGGACACGACGGCGGCGTTCACGCGGATGCGCGTTTCGCTGGAGGTGGCGAACAAGGAGATCGAGGCGGGGGACGTGGAGTCCGCGCTCGAGACGCTGGGCGTGGCCGAGGCGAATGCCAACAAGGTACTGAAGGTGGGCGGGCGGTAGTACTCCACATTTTTACGCCGATCCGCCAACTGGCGCGTCTATCCGACTGTGCGGACGATTCCGTCGAATTCCGACGTCGCGGGGCTGGCCGATGTCCTGGTTCGCAAGGTCACCCAGAACGGGATGAATCTGGCGGATCTGTCGCTGCCGGGTCCGGTCCTGGTGGTTTTTCTCCGGCACGCCGGGTGTCCGTTCTGCCGGGAGAGCCTGGCCGATATTGCCGCCGCGCGGGCCACTGTTGAGGGCGCCGGCATCCGGATCGTCGTGGTGCACATGAAATCGACCGCGATGGCCGGCTTGCTGGCGCGCTACGGTCTGGCCGACATCGACTGGATCGCCGACCGCAACCAGGAGTTGTACAAAGCTTTCGGCCTCCGGCGCGGCGATTTTCCGCAGTTTCTGGGGCCGCGCGTGTGGTTCCGCGGACTCTCGATTGTGGCGCGAGGCCACGGGTTCGGCTGGCCGGACGCAGACGCCGGCCAACTCGCAGGGGCGTTTCTGATCCATCGTTGTGAGGTGCTGCGACGGTTCCGGGCGATGAGCCCGGCAGACCGGATTCCGGTGGCCGCTGTTGCGGGCGGCGTCTAAAATCGCCTTGGGCGCGCATTTTCGGCTTCCCCTGGCTCCGCGAGGCGCGTATACTTCTTAGCACCACACGCAGACTGACTCGCCTGAGCCTCTGCGTTGGTCAACACCGCGTCCACCCCCATCAGAAAGGAGCAAACCGAATGCGAATGGAAATTGAGACCGTAACGGCGACCGCCGGATCGGAGAGTCTCGCCGCCGTGCTGGACCGCAAGGGACGTAGCGTCTTTTTCGTGGAGCCCGACGACACGGTTTTCGAGGCGATCCGCCGCATGGCGGAGCGGCATATCGGAGCGCTTGCGGTGCTTGACGGGGGAGTGCTGACCGGGATGATATCCGAGCGCGACTACGCACGGAAAGTGATCCTGCAGGGCAAGTCATCGCGCGAGACGAGCGTGCGCGAGATCATGTCCGCTCCGGTGGTGACTGCTTCCGATTCAATGAGCGTCGGCGAGGGCCTGCGGATGATGACGGAGCGGCGCATCCGGCACCTGCCCGTGGTGAACCCGAGAACCGGAGCCGTGGATGGGATCGTCTCGATCGGCGATCTCGTGCGGTCCGTAATGTCGGCGCAAGCACGCACGCTAGAGCACCTGACCAGCTACATCAGCGGAAGCTATCCGGCCTGATCCCGGCGTGGGCGAGGCCGGGCGCTGCTCAGACGACCCGCGCTACTTCCGGCGGTATATGCCTTCGAAGGCGGTTGTGTATGTTTTGCCGTCGAGGGACTGTTCGATCTTCTGACGGACGGTCCCTTCGGCCTCGGGGGTAAACGTCATCCGGTTCCAGACGGGTTTCCCTTCGCGGGAAACGGACTCGCCCTGGAACCGCATGGCGCCATCGCGGAGCTCGCCGGTAAAGTCGAGCACGCGGGCGTTGTCGTCCACCCAAACCTGTCTCCACTTACTCTTTGACTTGTCGTAGAAGTTATAGCTCTTGCCGATCCCGCTGGCGGAGCTGCTCCAGTTTTCGTGGACCACGCATCCGTCGGTGATCTTCTCGATGCGGCTCTCGCCGACCTGCGTTCCCTGGGGATTGAAGACGTTCCACTCTCCGACCCAGAAGTCGAACTGGCGGTGCGGACCGCTGGCTCACGGGTGGCCGAACTTGGTTTCGAGGGCGAGGAAGCGCGGGTCCCGCCGGAGTTCGCCGAGGGCGTCCATGGAGGCGAAGTAGTTCCAACGCGCGCCGGCGGAGAGAGCGGCTTCGATCCACTCAATGGCGGCGTCGCGGCTACCCGCGTTCTCGAGCGCAATGCTGCCACGGATGAGCAGAGTGAGCGACGACATGCCTGCCGCGCGCGCCTTGCGAAAGGACTCCGCGGCCGTCCGGGCATCGCCGGCGCGCTGCTGCGCGGTCCCTTTTTCGAACCAGGAGTCGCCTTCGGAGGGCGCAGAATCCTGCGCGGAAGCGAGAGCAAAGGCTAAAATCGGGCATACCAGCCAATGAATTCTCATGACAAATGATCGCCGGAGAAAACGGACCGGTGTCAACCGGGGCGGGGCAGGACGCAAGCCGGCGAACGCCAAACGGACGCCAAGCGAGGAGCCGCGCCGCCGAACGCTGGACCGGGTGATATCGAAGGCCGGGCTGGGATCGCGAACCCAGGCGCGGAGTTGGATCGGCGCGGGGCGCGTGCGTGTGAACGGGCGCGTCATTCAAACACCGGACCACTGGGTGGGGGAACAAGATCAGGTCACCTTCGATGAGCGTCCGATTGAGGAAGCCGAGCCCGTCTACGTGCTGCTGTACAAGCCGAAGGGCTACGTCACGACGTTCCACGACCCGGACGGGCGGCCAACGGTGTACGACCTGCTGAGCGGCGTGAAGACCTTCCTTGGAACCGTGGGGCGGCTCGATATGGACACGAGCGGGCTCCTGCTGCTGACCAACGACACGCAGTTCGCCAATCGCGTGATGAGTCCCGAGGGACATGTGGAAAAAGAATACCTGGTTCGCGCGGCGGGACATCTTCCCGAGGAGCAGATCGCGCGGCTGAGCGAGGGGGTGGAACTCGACGACGGACCCGCGAAGGCGGCCTCGGTAGCCGTTGAAAGAACGACCGCGAAGGACACGGTGCTGCGGCTGACGCTCGAGGAGGGACGCAATCGGCAGGTGCGGCGGATGATCGAAGCCATCGGCAGCCGCGTGAGGAAGCTGGTGCGGATTCGAATCGGGCGGCTGACGCTCGCGGGTCTCACGCCGGGACAGTATAGACTGTTAAAAAAGGCAGAGATCCAGCAGTTCACCGACAATGCATACCCTCATCAAGAACCCGAGCGGCCAGTACTCGTTTCTTCAGGGAATCGCCCCGTACTCGGCGGGAGCGGTAGCCGAACACGGCTACGAAATCGAGCACGCCAAGTTCCTTCGACCGGTTCCGTTGAAGGCGGGGTTTGACCGCGTCCGCGCTCACCTTGGCTCGATCAGCCGCCCCGTGGCGGCCCTGTGCGGGTTGGAGTTGCGAAGCCCGAGACCGTTCTCGTTTCAAGGATTCAACGAATTCAACTCCAGCTACGTGGGAATCCTGAAGAGCTGGGGACTTTTCGTCAATGGCGCCAACCCGGTGGCGCGGACCAACGTCGCCGCCGAACTCGATCCGGTGGCCGAGCCGTGCATTTACGGATTCAGCTACACGGTCCGCTCCCAGCGGAGCGATCGGACGTTCGTGGTGGCGGGCGGCGGCGAATTGCCCGAAGGCTCGCTCGACCCGCACGACGTGGTGCGCCGCGGCGAGGTGGATGCGGATGCGATACGGGAAAAGGCGCGTTTCGTGATGGATCTGATGGCGGGGCGGCTGGAGGGGATGGGTGTTTCCTGGGATCACGCGACGGCGATCAACGTCTACACGGTGCATTCGCTGTGCAGCGGTGTGAGCGACGACGTCCTGGAGGCCATCGGCGGGGCGCAGGTGCATGGGCTGACGTGGTATTTCGCGCGTCCCCCGATCGTGTCCATCGAGTACGAAATGGACGTTCGCGGCTGCCGGCGCGAGTTAGTTCTTCCGGCATAACCCGCCCGCGATGAATCGGGTCCGCCGGCGGACCCGTGATATCCTGAAGCGATTTCTGGGAACCCCGATGGCCCGACTCGCCAGTTTGCCGAAAATTTGTATCGCGCTTGGATTCTCCGACGCGAAGACCCTCCTCGATCATGCGCGGCGTGAAGTGGAATCGGGCGAGACATTCCTCGAGTTTCGAATGGACTATCTTTCCGACGCCAGGACCGGTCCGCCGGCCGTCGCCGGATTCCTGGAGCAGCACCCGGATTGCACGATTCTGGCGACTTGCAGACGCCATCAAAACCATGGGCGCTTCAACGGGAGCATTGAGGAACAGATGGCGGTATTGGAAGCAGCCATCGACGCAGGCGCGCGCGCCGTGGACGTGGAGATCGAGTCGGCCGAGGTGGCGCAGGCCGCGGTGGAGCACCTTCGCAGCCGATCTTGGGTGATTGTATCTTTCCATAACTATGGCGGGACGCCGCAGGTGGAGCCGATCCTGCGGCGGATGAAGAAAGCCCCGGCCGATGCTTACAAGGTGGTAACCACGGCGAAGAAGCCATCGGACAATCTGCGCGTTCTTTCGCTGGCGCGGTCCAGCCCGCGCACACCGCTGATCCTGCTGGCCATGGGCGAGGCGGGGCTGGCCACGAGGATCCTTTCGCCGGCGATGGGCGGCGTCTACACCTACGCGGCGCCGAACGCGGCGGAGGGCACGGCGCCGGGCCAGATCTGCGCGCGCCTTCTGCGCAACATGTACCGCGTGGACAAGTTCACCAAGGCGGCGCGGATCTATGGCGTGATCGCCGATCCGGTGCGCCATTCGATTTCGCCGGCGGTGCACAACCGGGCATTCCAGAGCCGGCGGATCGATGCGGTTTACCTGCCGTTCCTGGTGCAGCAGGCGCAGCTCAAGGACTTCTTCGCGCTCAGCGACAAACTACCGCTGGCGGGTTTCAGCGTGACGATTCCCCACAAGCAGAAGATCCTCCGATATCTCGACACGGTGGATCCACTCACGCGCCGCATCGGGGCGGTGAACACGGTTTGGCGCAAGGCGGGCAAGTGGAGGGGCGCCAACACGGACGTCGACGGCGTGATCGAACCGCTGAAGAAGCACCTGGCGTTCAACAAGTCGTCGATTCTGATCGCCGGCAACGGCGGCGCGGCCCGTGGAGCGGCGTTCGCGCTGGCGGACGCGGGGGCATCGATTTCGATCGTGGGGCGCAACATCGACCGTGTCCGCGCGCTGGCCAAACTGTGCGGCGCGGCGCCGTTGTCGCGGGATCAGGCAGAGAAGATGGATTTCGACGCGCTGGTGCATTGCACGCCGATGGGTATGTACCCGCACACGGACGAGTGCTTCTTCCGGGACCGGATTCCGGCGGGGCTGGTGTTCGACATGGTCTACAATCCGCGCGAGACGCAACTTGTGCAGCGAGCCTTGGCGGACGGAAAAACGGTGGTTCCGGGGCTGAGCATGTTTCTGGAGCAGGCGGCGCGGCAATTCGAGATCTGGACCGGCGAATCG
Coding sequences within:
- a CDS encoding redoxin domain-containing protein, which translates into the protein MRTIPSNSDVAGLADVLVRKVTQNGMNLADLSLPGPVLVVFLRHAGCPFCRESLADIAAARATVEGAGIRIVVVHMKSTAMAGLLARYGLADIDWIADRNQELYKAFGLRRGDFPQFLGPRVWFRGLSIVARGHGFGWPDADAGQLAGAFLIHRCEVLRRFRAMSPADRIPVAAVAGGV
- a CDS encoding pseudouridine synthase → MTNDRRRKRTGVNRGGAGRKPANAKRTPSEEPRRRTLDRVISKAGLGSRTQARSWIGAGRVRVNGRVIQTPDHWVGEQDQVTFDERPIEEAEPVYVLLYKPKGYVTTFHDPDGRPTVYDLLSGVKTFLGTVGRLDMDTSGLLLLTNDTQFANRVMSPEGHVEKEYLVRAAGHLPEEQIARLSEGVELDDGPAKAASVAVERTTAKDTVLRLTLEEGRNRQVRRMIEAIGSRVRKLVRIRIGRLTLAGLTPGQYRLLKKAEIQQFTDNAYPHQEPERPVLVSSGNRPVLGGSGSRTRLRNRARQVPSTGSVEGGV
- the aroE gene encoding shikimate dehydrogenase; the encoded protein is MARLASLPKICIALGFSDAKTLLDHARREVESGETFLEFRMDYLSDARTGPPAVAGFLEQHPDCTILATCRRHQNHGRFNGSIEEQMAVLEAAIDAGARAVDVEIESAEVAQAAVEHLRSRSWVIVSFHNYGGTPQVEPILRRMKKAPADAYKVVTTAKKPSDNLRVLSLARSSPRTPLILLAMGEAGLATRILSPAMGGVYTYAAPNAAEGTAPGQICARLLRNMYRVDKFTKAARIYGVIADPVRHSISPAVHNRAFQSRRIDAVYLPFLVQQAQLKDFFALSDKLPLAGFSVTIPHKQKILRYLDTVDPLTRRIGAVNTVWRKAGKWRGANTDVDGVIEPLKKHLAFNKSSILIAGNGGAARGAAFALADAGASISIVGRNIDRVRALAKLCGAAPLSRDQAEKMDFDALVHCTPMGMYPHTDECFFRDRIPAGLVFDMVYNPRETQLVQRALADGKTVVPGLSMFLEQAARQFEIWTGESPPRAAMERAALEALS
- a CDS encoding CsgG/HfaB family protein; the protein is MKTRSQKPAALFGVLACAITLGLLAAPPAASQATKSKGRAAAAAPSMVDTVIELVKGGMSEDLILGMIAQEGKKTKLGPADMLKLNKAGVSDSVIKAMMGVAPAAAPAAAAPKAAAAPAAGAVAVSGKATDFPADLPNKPTGPRKRRVAVDAFDYSAVRQWVTYWFQNDVNIGEGIRSMLVARMHQSKNVVLLERKKIDNIMKEQDFGATNRVNQGTRAKIGKITGADAILMGDIVIFGRDDNKKNGGIGGIIGGKFGAIAGSKKEEKAVVGINLRIVDAETGEVLETAEARGESKRTSRDWSGVAAAFGRGTAGQANAGMNSSNFEATIIGEATSDAVNNILTLLDERIPKLSGQARSIEGRVANIQGSTMYLTIGANDGVQLGDRFEIHRIDNEVIDPETKEVLDKVTVKVGEFVVHNVREKISTGQYGGQPVSMSYQKGYAARLVVAEPAATQ
- a CDS encoding serine/threonine-protein kinase, with translation METARFLRLRDMFDRASSLPAAERDPFLARECGADRELLEEARNLLAAAAAAESRPQPGNPAPAASPAGSSQVGPYRILHPIGEGGMGSVFLAVRDDGAFRKHVALKLLRRDQTSDDLFRRFHQERQVLAGLDHPNIARILDGGQTPDGLPYYVMEYVEGLPLDRYCDERRLDLAGRVRIFQHLCRAVQYLHEHLVVHRDLKPSNILVTADGTVKLLDFGIAKMQSPAQSFDITSPYNRMLTPGYASPEQISGATVTKSSDIYTLGVILYVLLTGRLPHADPAAKLTNDPPPPSGNIREDIQRTPETTANLRKRIAGDLDNIVLLCLRTQPEHRYSTAADIAEDLTRFLEGRSVMARRDPITERAAKFVKRNRLSVAVATLVLLLAGFGGWQAVEAQIQSRRANSALADLAEAVKRGAETPADAANRVANVRQVRHVLENQFRQVWSADPTFTPERRQVLGNSVAYLDRMRPFASQDPALAYELAGAYRQIGSFYENGHRDQALGAYSSAAIVINGAAGGEPEQSHYREQWLFLVGRIQGLGGSVPVYLTAPIGGTNQTRPAGPSYSNPAPREPAPRTESQVRMTAATPAAPVDGEAYRKAKSKLITVTAKAKIAEETMDELKRNAERIGQLVHPDTTAAFTRMRVSLEVANKEIEAGDVESALETLGVAEANANKVLKVGGR
- a CDS encoding CBS domain-containing protein; this encodes MRMEIETVTATAGSESLAAVLDRKGRSVFFVEPDDTVFEAIRRMAERHIGALAVLDGGVLTGMISERDYARKVILQGKSSRETSVREIMSAPVVTASDSMSVGEGLRMMTERRIRHLPVVNPRTGAVDGIVSIGDLVRSVMSAQARTLEHLTSYISGSYPA